In Acidobacteriota bacterium, the genomic stretch GCTACGTCGAGGCGACGGAACGGCGCATCGCGGCGGAGCTGGAGAACGGGCGCCCCGACCGGTTCTTCGTGCGGGACTTCGGCGACGGCGCGGCCGAGGCGCGCCGGGAGGTCGTCGCCGGACGGATCCGCATCGACAAGTTGGAGACGCGCGATGCGGAGGGAGAGCCGATCCGGGTGCCGAAGGGGGCCATCCACCACTGGCTCGGCAGCGCCCTCATCCCGGACGTCACGCTGGAGGAAGTTCTTCACGCCCTCATCTACGCGGTCGAGCCGCAGGAGCTGCAGGACGACGTGATGGAGTCGCGCGTGCTCGCGCGCCCCGGCGAGGATCGGCTGGAGCTGTTCCTCAAGCTGCGCCGCAAGCAGGTCGTCACGGTGCACTTCAACAGCGAGCACGCCGCGGCATACACCCGCCACCGGCCGGGCCTGGCGTCGAGCCGCTCCGTCGCGACCCGCATCGCCGAGCTGGACGGCGCCGGTACGCCCCGCGAACGCGAGAAGCCGGTCGGCCGGGACCGCGGCTTCCTCTGGCGGCTGAACACCTACTGGCGGTACCAGCAGGTCGACGGGGGCGTCATCATCGAGTTGGAGTCGATAAGCCTGAGCCGGGGCATCCCGCGCCTCCTCCGCTGGATGGTGTCGCCGCTGATCAACCGGGCGGCGCGGGACGTCCTGACGCAGACGCTGGCGTCAATGGCCGAGGTTCTCAGCGCCCGCGCGCCGGCCGCGTTCGGCAAGCCGGCCGCACGCGCCCTGCACCCCTGATTCCATGCCCGATCGTCGCTGGCGTCCGCGGCGTCCTCTGCGTCCGCTGCCGCGGCCGGACCCGGCCGAGCGGCGGGCGATCGACGGCTGGGTGCGCGTCGTGCCCGGCGTCCTCGCGGCGCACCTGCTCCTGCTGGCGACGCTGTGGGCCCGGCCGGGGCACCTGGCCCTGTGGTTGTGGTACGGGGCGCCGATCGCCCTGGCGCTGACGACCGCCGTCCTGCTCGTCGCCTCGCGGCGGTCCGCGCATCGCTGGAAGCACGGCGCCAACGTCTGGCAATTGCTGGCCTACGTGGGCCTGTTCGCGGTGATCTTCACGCTGCCGGTCTACGATCCGTACCCCTCCTCGTACGACGAACGGCCGAGCCGCGTAGCGTTCCGCCTGCCCCTCGACGAGCCGCTGACCGTCGCCTGGGGCGGGCCGACCTCCGAGGTCAACTACCACGTGTTTCTCCCCGACCAGCGCTGGGCGTACGATCTGGTCGTCACGCGCGAGGGACGCACGTTCCGCACGGACGGGGTCGCCCTCGACGACTACCACGCCTACGGGTTGCCGGTGTACGCGCCGGCCGCCGGTGTCGTCTTCGCGGCGCACGACGGCGACCCGGAGGTGGAGATCGGGGCAACGCGCTGGGGCATGGCCGGTCTCGGCAATCACGTCGGCATCGAGGTGGCGCCGCGCGAGTACCTGTTCATCGGCCACCTACAGCCGGGAACCGTCGCCGTCTCCCGCGGCGAGCGCGTCATCGCCGGCCAGTTGCTGGGGCGCGTGGGCAACTCGGGCAACAGCAGTGAGCCGCACGTGCACCTGCACCTGCAGGATTCCATGCGTCCCTACTTCGGAGAGGGCATCCC encodes the following:
- a CDS encoding M23 family metallopeptidase; the protein is MPDRRWRPRRPLRPLPRPDPAERRAIDGWVRVVPGVLAAHLLLLATLWARPGHLALWLWYGAPIALALTTAVLLVASRRSAHRWKHGANVWQLLAYVGLFAVIFTLPVYDPYPSSYDERPSRVAFRLPLDEPLTVAWGGPTSEVNYHVFLPDQRWAYDLVVTREGRTFRTDGVALDDYHAYGLPVYAPAAGVVFAAHDGDPEVEIGATRWGMAGLGNHVGIEVAPREYLFIGHLQPGTVAVSRGERVIAGQLLGRVGNSGNSSEPHVHLHLQDSMRPYFGEGIPFHFHGYRHEGRVVTRGMPQGGRRGGLYRGDRIAHVPAEQAAGGSE